A single Hippocampus zosterae strain Florida chromosome 17, ASM2543408v3, whole genome shotgun sequence DNA region contains:
- the smim22 gene encoding small integral membrane protein 22 yields the protein MGQRNTQEDFESQFNDVISRLESKQFFQSEWDIGFAVIFLVFIGLIVLLVLLVLIRCCCCCCCDEKPKRRKVGIENTCLEP from the exons ATGGGACAGAGAAACACCCAGGAGGACTTTGAGAGTCAGTTCAATGATGTGATTTCCAGACTGGAGTCCAAACAGTTTTTCCAGTCTGAATGGGACATTGGCTTTGCTGTCATCTTCTTAGTCTTTATTG GTTTGATTGTGCTACTTGTCCTTCTGGTCCTCATccgttgctgttgctgctgttgctgcgaTGAGAAG CCTAAACGTCGTAAGGTTGGCATAGAGAACACATGTTTGGAACCATGA